The Nitrospinota bacterium genome includes a region encoding these proteins:
- a CDS encoding NTP transferase domain-containing protein, with translation MKALVMAGGRGGNMIPFSETRPNPMIPVGGKHVIDHILQTLKSAGVNHVTTVIGHQKDKLRDHLTASQPTGMSVHFIDQGKPDGIGKAILKAKGKFAPGDNFLLVYADTLTTSNIFNVTIQSFSLHNEPTAAICLTSASEKYGNVYLGQDAKITKIIEKPSKSEGLGNYVLAGVFVLPARFFDYLSNAGGDMEKALQALIKKETLRASIWEDEWLDMAYPWDILTANKAIMDTWKEASIHESVELSGASLKGPVRIAEGVQIMQGAALEGPSYIGPGTYIGHNALIRPYTCIGGGSVIGHGVELKNCVIFPGATVGRLCFIGDSVIGENVNIGAGTMTINQPIDKKGARVKIKGKALDTELKKLGAFIGDNAVIGASNTLAAGTVVDAGRVIDHNLSVK, from the coding sequence ATGAAAGCTCTGGTGATGGCCGGCGGCAGGGGGGGGAACATGATTCCTTTCTCGGAGACCCGCCCAAACCCGATGATTCCAGTCGGCGGCAAGCATGTGATTGACCATATCCTCCAGACGCTTAAAAGCGCGGGGGTGAACCACGTCACTACCGTCATCGGCCACCAGAAGGACAAGCTGCGGGATCACCTGACAGCCTCGCAGCCCACCGGCATGTCGGTCCATTTCATAGACCAGGGCAAGCCGGACGGCATAGGCAAGGCTATATTAAAGGCGAAGGGGAAGTTCGCCCCGGGGGACAATTTCCTGCTGGTGTACGCGGACACGCTGACAACCAGCAACATATTCAACGTCACCATACAGTCCTTCTCGCTTCACAACGAGCCGACCGCGGCCATATGCCTTACCAGCGCATCCGAGAAATACGGCAACGTGTATTTGGGGCAGGACGCCAAGATCACAAAGATCATCGAAAAGCCAAGCAAGAGCGAGGGACTTGGCAACTACGTGCTCGCCGGGGTGTTCGTGCTTCCGGCGCGGTTTTTCGACTATCTTTCCAACGCCGGGGGGGACATGGAAAAAGCCTTGCAGGCGTTGATAAAAAAAGAGACCCTGCGCGCCTCCATCTGGGAGGACGAGTGGCTGGACATGGCCTATCCGTGGGACATCCTCACCGCCAACAAGGCGATCATGGACACCTGGAAAGAGGCCTCCATCCACGAAAGCGTGGAGCTTTCCGGGGCGAGCCTGAAGGGGCCTGTGCGGATAGCCGAAGGGGTGCAGATAATGCAGGGCGCGGCGCTGGAGGGCCCGTCGTACATCGGGCCGGGGACATATATCGGCCATAACGCCCTGATCCGGCCATACACCTGCATCGGCGGGGGGAGCGTCATCGGCCACGGGGTGGAGCTGAAAAACTGCGTGATTTTCCCCGGGGCAACGGTGGGCAGGCTGTGCTTTATCGGGGACTCGGTGATCGGTGAGAACGTGAACATCGGCGCGGGGACCATGACGATAAACCAGCCGATTGATAAAAAAGGGGCCCGGGTGAAGATAAAAGGTAAAGCTTTGGACACCGAGCTTAAAAAACTGGGCGCGTTCATCGGCGACAACGCCGTGATCGGCGCCTCTAACACCCTCGCCGCCGGCACGGTGGTGGACGCGGGCCGGGTGATAGACCACAACCTCTCCGTCAAATAG
- the glmS gene encoding glutamine--fructose-6-phosphate transaminase (isomerizing) codes for MCGIAGIAATDDISEKLVKSIRNLEYRGYDSCGIALINGSGRAAIKKNVGAVDEVREKERFSDLCGNVGIAHTRWATHGGVTKANAHPHSSCDGAFTIAHNGIISNYVTLRTKLMKSGHRFVSDTDTEVIVHLVEEFYKKNKSVEKSFVSAMHELDGTYAVGMICSYEPDRIYCARNESPLIIGLGSNENYIGSDFNAFIEHTKSAVVMDDREYAIITHDSHAIKSLDSGEIVIKQAQEVMWDSEMAQKGGFPHYMLKEIYEQPQVVKNAMDIDREGIKTLARVICEKGKFFITGVGTTFYVAQFAQYYFSAYAGMTPNIASSDEFKFLSQVDADTVVLAASQSGETYDTLTALRHAKTRGAVTGAIVNVMGSSMARMVDHLVLQGSGPEICVISTKAALAQMVIMARLALEVGLMKKVITQKDFSRHEKELREMPGTIERILNEKSGFVHTVAKEQSHIKHWLFLGRGRYYPVARESALKMKEVSYVHAEGMPSGFLKHGTIALIDDNLNSVVFMPPEEDTELYKMTLSSAEEIRARNGYVLGFMFEPKNVKSLPFSAIVALPKAPVFTAPFFEIVAAQLFSYFTATTLKRNIDRPRALAKSVTVA; via the coding sequence ATGTGCGGAATCGCGGGAATCGCGGCCACCGATGATATTTCGGAAAAGCTGGTCAAGTCGATAAGGAACCTGGAATACAGGGGATACGACTCGTGCGGGATAGCCCTGATAAACGGCTCGGGCCGGGCCGCGATAAAAAAGAACGTGGGCGCCGTGGACGAGGTGCGGGAAAAGGAGCGGTTTTCCGACCTGTGCGGCAATGTGGGGATCGCCCACACAAGGTGGGCCACCCACGGCGGGGTCACCAAGGCCAACGCCCATCCCCATTCGTCCTGCGACGGGGCGTTCACCATCGCCCACAACGGGATCATCTCAAACTATGTCACCCTGCGGACCAAGCTGATGAAAAGCGGCCACCGGTTCGTTTCGGACACGGACACGGAGGTGATCGTGCATCTGGTGGAGGAGTTCTACAAGAAGAACAAGTCGGTGGAAAAGTCTTTCGTCTCGGCCATGCATGAGCTGGACGGGACGTACGCGGTGGGGATGATCTGCTCTTACGAGCCGGACAGGATATACTGCGCCCGCAATGAAAGCCCGCTTATCATCGGGCTTGGCAGCAACGAAAACTACATCGGGTCGGACTTCAACGCGTTCATAGAGCACACCAAGAGCGCGGTGGTGATGGACGACCGGGAATACGCCATCATCACCCACGACAGCCACGCGATAAAGAGCCTGGACTCCGGCGAGATTGTGATCAAGCAGGCGCAGGAAGTGATGTGGGACTCTGAAATGGCGCAGAAAGGCGGCTTCCCCCATTACATGCTAAAGGAGATATACGAACAGCCCCAGGTGGTGAAAAACGCCATGGACATAGACCGCGAGGGAATCAAGACCCTTGCACGGGTGATCTGCGAAAAGGGGAAGTTCTTCATAACCGGCGTCGGCACCACGTTCTACGTGGCCCAGTTCGCCCAGTATTATTTCAGCGCGTACGCGGGGATGACGCCGAACATCGCTTCGTCGGACGAATTCAAGTTCCTGTCCCAGGTGGACGCGGACACGGTGGTGCTGGCCGCCTCCCAGTCCGGGGAGACGTACGACACGCTTACGGCGCTGCGCCACGCAAAGACGCGCGGGGCGGTCACCGGGGCAATCGTCAACGTGATGGGCTCGTCCATGGCCAGGATGGTGGACCACCTGGTGCTGCAGGGCTCCGGGCCGGAGATATGCGTGATAAGCACCAAGGCGGCGCTGGCGCAGATGGTGATAATGGCCCGGCTGGCGCTGGAAGTGGGATTGATGAAGAAAGTGATAACCCAGAAGGACTTTTCCCGGCACGAAAAAGAGCTGCGGGAGATGCCGGGGACCATTGAAAGGATACTCAACGAAAAATCGGGCTTCGTGCACACCGTGGCCAAGGAGCAGAGCCACATAAAGCACTGGCTGTTCCTGGGACGCGGGCGGTATTACCCTGTGGCGCGCGAATCGGCGTTGAAGATGAAAGAGGTGTCGTACGTCCACGCCGAAGGGATGCCCAGCGGATTTTTAAAGCACGGCACCATCGCGCTCATAGACGACAACCTTAACTCCGTGGTGTTCATGCCGCCGGAGGAGGACACGGAGCTTTACAAGATGACCCTCTCCTCCGCCGAGGAGATACGCGCAAGGAACGGCTATGTGCTGGGGTTCATGTTCGAGCCGAAAAACGTGAAGTCGCTCCCTTTTTCGGCCATAGTAGCGCTGCCGAAGGCCCCGGTGTTCACCGCGCCGTTTTTTGAAATCGTGGCGGCCCAGCTATTCTCGTACTTCACCGCCACCACATTAAAACGCAACATAGACAGGCCCAGGGCGCTGGCCAAGTCCGTCACCGTCGCGTGA